One part of the Phragmites australis chromosome 3, lpPhrAust1.1, whole genome shotgun sequence genome encodes these proteins:
- the LOC133910656 gene encoding uncharacterized protein LOC133910656, translating into MTLFVKKFNKFLKKSGFNKNSGRKKTFDKSRGRLSTRTCYECVKSGHFIADCPNKKNKDEGEKKWYNKDKYHKKDKSKHYKKSYKGQAHLCQEWDSNASDTNFDEEEGVATIALATSPKIKWLFEDSSDNESPICLMKKWCKQYISMEEVG; encoded by the coding sequence atgaCGCTAtttgtgaagaaattcaacaagTTTCTCAAGAAGAGTGGCTTCAACAAAAATAGTGGAAGAAAGAAGACATTCGACAAGTCAAGGGGAAGACTCTCAACAAGAACATGCTATGAGTGCGTCAAATCGGGTCATTTCATCGCAGATTgccccaacaagaagaacaaggacgaAGGTGAGAAGAAATGGTACAACAAGGACAAGTACCACAAGAAAGACAAGAGTAAACACTACAAGAAGAGCTACAAGGGTCAAGCTCATCTTTGTCAAGAGTGGGACTCAAATGCCTCTGACACTAACttcgatgaagaagaaggtgTCGCTACAATTGCTCTTGCCACTTCACCAAAAATCAAGTGGCTATTCGAAGATTCAAGCGACAACGAGTCTCCCATTTGCCTCATGAAAAAATGGTGTAAGCAATATATTTCCATGGAAGAAGTTGGGTGA